A portion of the Pectobacterium brasiliense genome contains these proteins:
- the rraA gene encoding ribonuclease E activity regulator RraA — MKYDTSELCDIYHEEVNVVEPLFSNFGGRTSFGGKITTVKCFEDNGLLFDLLEENGLGRVLLVDGGGSVRRALINAEIARLATQNEWEGIVVYGAVRQVDDLAELDIGIQAMAAIPVGAGSEGIGESDIRVNFGGVTFFSGDHLYADNTGIILAEDPLDIE, encoded by the coding sequence ATGAAATACGATACTTCCGAACTGTGCGATATCTACCACGAAGAGGTGAATGTTGTTGAGCCTCTGTTCTCTAATTTTGGCGGGCGTACTTCATTTGGTGGCAAGATCACCACGGTGAAATGTTTTGAGGATAACGGCCTGCTGTTCGATCTCCTTGAAGAGAACGGCCTTGGGCGCGTGCTTCTGGTTGATGGCGGCGGCTCGGTGCGTCGCGCGTTGATCAACGCGGAAATCGCCCGGCTGGCGACGCAAAACGAGTGGGAAGGCATTGTCGTTTATGGCGCGGTGCGTCAGGTTGACGATTTGGCTGAGCTGGATATCGGTATTCAGGCGATGGCAGCAATTCCGGTCGGCGCAGGTAGCGAAGGCATCGGCGAGAGCGATATTCGCGTCAACTTCGGTGGCGTCACCTTCTTCTCCGGTGACCATCTGTATGCCGATAATACCGGTATTATTTTGGCGGAAGACCCGCTGGATATTGAATAA
- a CDS encoding 1,4-dihydroxy-2-naphthoate polyprenyltransferase, translated as MTLSTHSSKTKAWLDSLRPKTLPLAFASIVTGSAIASWHSSFKPGVALLALLTAGLLQILSNLANDYGDAIKGSDTEERIGPLRGIQTGAITLTQLRNALIVTVVLTIISGVSLVILACEKPADIFGFLILGLLAIFAAITYTVGNKPYGYIGLGDISVLIFFGWLSVAGSYYLQTGHFDSIVMLPATACGLLATAVLNINNLRDIDNDRISGKNTLAVRLGAEKARFYHTMLLLLAPVCLGLFATFYLHSLAGWLFILALPLLIQQARYVLRETSAFSMRPMLEKTVKGALLTNILFAVGVILS; from the coding sequence ATGACCTTATCGACCCATAGCAGCAAAACCAAAGCCTGGCTGGATAGCCTGCGTCCAAAGACGTTGCCATTAGCTTTTGCGTCCATCGTCACCGGCTCGGCGATCGCGAGCTGGCATAGCAGCTTTAAACCGGGCGTAGCATTACTGGCGTTGTTAACCGCCGGACTGCTGCAAATCCTTTCCAATCTGGCGAACGACTATGGGGATGCGATAAAAGGCAGCGATACCGAGGAACGCATCGGGCCGTTGCGCGGCATCCAGACCGGGGCGATTACGCTGACGCAGCTGCGCAATGCGCTAATCGTGACCGTGGTGCTCACCATCATTTCCGGCGTGAGCTTGGTGATTCTGGCGTGTGAAAAGCCAGCGGATATCTTTGGTTTCCTGATTCTGGGGCTGCTGGCGATTTTCGCCGCCATCACCTATACCGTCGGTAACAAGCCCTACGGCTATATCGGACTCGGCGATATCTCAGTGCTGATCTTTTTCGGCTGGCTCAGCGTCGCGGGGTCGTATTATCTGCAAACCGGCCATTTCGACAGCATCGTGATGCTGCCTGCGACGGCCTGCGGTCTGTTGGCGACGGCGGTGCTGAACATCAACAACCTGCGCGATATCGACAACGATCGCATCAGCGGAAAGAACACGCTGGCAGTACGTCTTGGTGCGGAAAAAGCGCGCTTCTATCACACGATGCTGCTGTTGCTGGCACCGGTTTGTCTCGGTCTGTTTGCCACGTTTTATCTGCACAGCCTGGCGGGCTGGCTCTTTATTCTGGCGCTCCCGTTGCTGATTCAGCAGGCGCGCTATGTGCTGCGTGAAACCAGCGCATTCAGTATGCGTCCGATGCTGGAAAAAACGGTGAAAGGCGCGCTGCTGACCAACATTCTGTTCGCCGTTGGCGTGATATTGAGTTAG
- the zapB gene encoding septal ring assembly protein ZapB — translation MSFEVFEKLEAKVQQAIDTITLLQMEIEELKEQNNALSQDVQAAAGSREALVRENEQLKEEQVVWQERLRALLGKMEEV, via the coding sequence ATGTCATTTGAAGTGTTTGAAAAGCTGGAAGCGAAAGTTCAGCAGGCGATTGATACCATCACGCTGTTGCAAATGGAAATTGAAGAGCTGAAAGAGCAGAACAACGCGTTGTCGCAGGATGTGCAGGCGGCAGCGGGTTCACGTGAAGCGCTGGTGCGCGAGAACGAGCAGTTGAAAGAAGAACAAGTGGTATGGCAAGAACGCCTGCGCGCGCTGTTAGGCAAAATGGAAGAAGTCTAA